The Micromonospora sp. NBC_01740 genome includes a window with the following:
- a CDS encoding FAD-dependent monooxygenase: MGGSPLRILVVGAGIAGLAVARALRMAGFRPDVTERLPPGENAETGLYLPGNAARALCRLDLDGPVRPLGHVIHRQRFLDAAGAPLCEVDLDALWSGVGECRALPRTELHRVLLTGAGGAVRHGTEVRAVDLLPHSVGVTFVDGTAAEYDLVVGADGPRSSIRALAALGGPPRPAGQVVYRSVVRDGPPVAEWTALLGQRAGFLVVPIGAGRLHCYADEAGTVAPADPTARLRELFGDYGGPVPAVLEALDGVHVAVTEEVELGCWSRGRVLLVGDAAHATAPTLSQGAAMALEDAVVLADSLRAAGGDVEAALAAYESRRRPRTRWVRDRTRDRNRTRDVPPALRDPLLRGRGERIFGEHYRLLLGPL, translated from the coding sequence ATGGGTGGCTCTCCCCTGCGCATCCTCGTCGTCGGCGCGGGCATCGCCGGCCTGGCCGTGGCCCGGGCGCTGCGGATGGCGGGCTTCCGCCCCGACGTCACCGAGAGGCTGCCCCCGGGCGAGAACGCCGAGACCGGTCTCTACCTACCCGGCAACGCGGCCCGGGCGCTGTGCCGCCTCGACCTCGACGGGCCCGTACGCCCGCTCGGGCACGTCATCCACCGGCAGCGGTTCCTCGACGCGGCCGGGGCGCCGCTGTGCGAGGTGGATCTCGACGCGCTCTGGTCCGGGGTCGGCGAGTGCCGGGCGCTGCCCCGGACGGAACTGCACCGGGTGCTGCTCACCGGCGCTGGCGGCGCCGTGCGGCACGGCACCGAGGTGCGCGCCGTCGACCTGCTGCCGCACTCCGTCGGCGTCACCTTCGTCGACGGCACCGCCGCCGAGTACGACCTCGTGGTCGGCGCCGACGGGCCGCGCTCCTCGATCCGGGCCCTGGCCGCGCTCGGCGGTCCGCCCCGACCCGCCGGCCAGGTCGTCTACCGCAGCGTGGTGCGCGACGGGCCCCCGGTTGCCGAGTGGACCGCCCTGCTCGGCCAGCGCGCCGGCTTCCTGGTCGTGCCGATCGGCGCCGGACGGCTGCACTGCTACGCCGACGAGGCCGGCACCGTCGCGCCGGCCGACCCGACGGCCCGGCTGCGCGAGCTCTTCGGCGACTACGGCGGACCGGTGCCCGCCGTGCTGGAGGCGCTGGACGGGGTGCACGTCGCGGTCACCGAGGAGGTGGAACTGGGCTGCTGGTCCCGGGGACGGGTGCTGCTCGTCGGGGACGCCGCGCACGCCACCGCACCGACGCTGTCCCAGGGCGCCGCGATGGCGCTGGAGGACGCCGTGGTGCTCGCCGACTCCCTCCGCGCGGCCGGAGGCGACGTCGAGGCGGCCCTGGCGGCGTACGAGAGTCGTCGTCGCCCGCGTACGCGATGGGTGCGGGACCGGACCCGGGACCGCAACCGGACCCGGGACGTGCCGCCGGCGCTGCGCGACCCGCTGCTGCGCGGGCGCGGCGAAC
- a CDS encoding GH12 family glycosyl hydrolase domain-containing protein: MKRPLRALAAAALLAAGSIVAVALGGTASADTQICEQYGSTTVQGRYVVQNNRWGTTAQQCINVTSSGFEITTQNGSNPTNGAPTAYPSIFLGCHYTNCSPGTNLPIQVSQISSATSNIAYRYVSNAIYNASYDIWLDPSPKRDGVNQMEIMIWLNRQGPIQPIGSPVGTATIDGRSWEVWRGSNGSNNVISYLAPSAISSANLNLLAFINDTRNRGAITNSWYLTSIQAGFEPWQGGAGLAVTSFSAAVNGGGNPPPTTAPPTTPPPSTPPPGGAGCAVKYTPNSWSNGFTADVQITNTGSSPINGWTLAYNLPAGQQITSSWNATVSQSGSAVTARNISWNGSLAPGGTASFGYQGTLSGAYASPTSFTLNGVTCSRA; the protein is encoded by the coding sequence ATGAAACGTCCACTCCGGGCCCTCGCGGCAGCCGCGCTGCTCGCCGCCGGCTCGATCGTCGCCGTGGCCCTCGGCGGCACCGCCAGCGCCGACACGCAGATCTGCGAGCAGTACGGCTCCACCACCGTCCAGGGCCGCTACGTGGTGCAGAACAACCGCTGGGGCACCACCGCCCAGCAGTGCATCAACGTCACCAGCAGCGGCTTCGAGATCACCACCCAGAACGGCAGCAACCCGACCAACGGCGCGCCGACCGCGTACCCGTCGATCTTCCTCGGCTGCCACTACACCAACTGCTCCCCGGGCACCAACCTGCCGATCCAGGTCAGCCAGATCAGCAGCGCCACCAGCAACATCGCCTACCGGTACGTCAGCAACGCGATCTACAACGCCTCGTACGACATCTGGCTGGACCCGTCGCCGAAGCGCGACGGGGTGAACCAGATGGAGATCATGATCTGGCTCAACCGGCAGGGGCCGATCCAGCCCATCGGCTCCCCGGTCGGCACCGCCACCATCGACGGGCGGAGCTGGGAGGTCTGGCGCGGCAGCAACGGCTCCAACAACGTCATCTCCTACCTGGCGCCGTCGGCGATCAGCAGCGCGAACCTCAACCTGCTGGCGTTCATCAACGACACCCGCAACCGGGGCGCGATCACCAACTCCTGGTACCTGACCAGCATCCAGGCCGGCTTCGAGCCGTGGCAGGGCGGCGCCGGCCTCGCGGTGACCTCGTTCTCGGCGGCGGTCAACGGTGGCGGCAACCCGCCGCCCACGACCGCGCCGCCCACCACGCCCCCGCCGAGCACTCCCCCGCCGGGCGGCGCCGGGTGCGCGGTGAAGTACACGCCGAACTCGTGGAGCAACGGCTTCACCGCCGACGTGCAGATCACCAACACCGGGTCGAGCCCGATCAACGGCTGGACGCTGGCCTACAACCTGCCCGCCGGGCAGCAGATCACCAGCTCGTGGAACGCCACGGTGAGCCAGAGCGGTTCGGCGGTGACCGCGCGGAACATCAGCTGGAACGGTTCGCTCGCCCCGGGCGGCACGGCCAGCTTCGGCTACCAGGGCACGCTGAGCGGCGCGTACGCGTCCCCGACCAGCTTCACCCTCAACGGGGTCACCTGCTCACGCGCCTGA